In one Achromobacter spanius genomic region, the following are encoded:
- a CDS encoding alpha-E domain-containing protein: MLSRTADNLFWMCRYIERAENTARMLDVNLQMSLLPQDPQTREGSWLGVLRISELQGLYQSKYETISPHDVLQYMVRDPENASSIYSCMRAARENARAVRGSLTTEVWETYNTTWLELLKHLHTGLLERNPGEFFEWVKFRSHLARGVTIGTMLEDEALYFLRIGMHLERADNTARMLDVKFHERGSNGTMEPRGEPAGTAALQSEFYRWSALLSSVSGLEIYRKVYRDVITPDRVAELLILHPDMPRSLLASMRAVSEDLARVSNQRSTETQRRAGMLCAELQFGRVEDILDSGLHQYLDHFLDRINDLGNRISQDFLVPLSA, translated from the coding sequence ATGCTGAGCCGTACCGCCGACAACCTGTTCTGGATGTGCCGCTACATTGAGCGCGCTGAAAACACCGCGCGCATGCTGGACGTGAACCTGCAGATGTCGCTGCTGCCGCAAGACCCGCAAACGCGCGAAGGCTCGTGGCTGGGCGTGCTGCGCATCTCTGAACTGCAAGGGCTTTATCAAAGCAAGTACGAAACCATCTCGCCGCACGACGTGCTGCAGTACATGGTGCGCGACCCGGAAAACGCCTCGTCCATCTATTCCTGCATGCGCGCCGCCCGGGAAAACGCGCGCGCCGTGCGCGGCAGCCTGACCACCGAAGTCTGGGAGACCTACAACACCACCTGGCTGGAACTGCTCAAGCACCTGCATACCGGCCTGTTGGAACGCAACCCCGGCGAATTTTTCGAATGGGTGAAGTTCCGCTCGCACCTGGCGCGCGGCGTCACCATCGGCACCATGCTGGAAGACGAGGCGCTGTACTTCCTGCGCATCGGCATGCATCTGGAGCGCGCGGACAACACCGCCCGCATGCTGGACGTGAAATTCCATGAACGCGGCAGCAACGGCACGATGGAGCCGCGCGGCGAACCGGCCGGCACCGCCGCGCTGCAAAGCGAGTTCTATCGCTGGTCGGCGCTGCTGAGTTCTGTGTCCGGGCTTGAGATCTACCGCAAGGTGTATCGCGACGTCATCACGCCTGACCGCGTGGCCGAGCTGCTGATCCTGCACCCCGATATGCCGCGTTCGCTGCTGGCGTCGATGCGCGCGGTGTCCGAGGACCTGGCGCGCGTGTCGAACCAGCGCTCGACCGAAACCCAGCGGCGCGCGGGCATGCTGTGCGCCGAACTGCAATTCGGCCGCGTCGAAGACATCCTGGATAGCGGCCTGCACCAATACCTGGACCATTTCCTGGACCGCATCAACGACCTGGGCAACCGGATCAGCCAGGACTTCCTGGTTCCGCTGTCGGCATAA